One genomic segment of Mytilus trossulus isolate FHL-02 chromosome 4, PNRI_Mtr1.1.1.hap1, whole genome shotgun sequence includes these proteins:
- the LOC134716291 gene encoding prolactin-releasing peptide receptor-like yields MALVDAEETYIELIFKFFQDNNETDNVDFTRPHVRPSLRYVYPMFMFLHALIGIAGFVGNIGILFIIGKHRLYRDQTHFFLGNIAFADIIKCVVVLPITLANLLIHNWIFGSFLCFFLPMIQCFPIHASMLTYLMIAIDRYRFIVTPFKTRAPAGLCIIGVWVAAVCVVLPYAVYIKFIDLGAILGYRFEGVGICYVNQERHIEEYIRAMFVTMYAMPLAVIGFLCVKVSAELKMLETRPMYSVHYSSNTNSSQVTWPEQNGNVKTDSSTASNEYKPKHTYQGNNNQDTDDDIDVDKEKRTQNYIITMVTLFAMCWCPLNILILVQYFVHENGDNTGHFDITYITFTWFGFLSTCTNPVLFASCHMSDSTKDRLKGYFRFSTKRKQKPTRRGKPDQRESFEFEHRVESRPRRVDSV; encoded by the exons ATGGCTTTAGTGGACGCTGAAGAAACGTACATAGAACTGATCTTTAAGTTCTTCCAAGACAACAATGAAACAGATAATGTAGATTTTACCAGACCCCATGTTCGACCGTCACTTCGGTATGTATATCCCATGTTTATGTTCCTCCATGCGTTAATTGGCATCGCTGGATTTGTTGGAAATATTGGAATTCTGTTTATCATTGGAAAACACCGTTTATACCGTGACCAAACACATTTCTTTTTGGGCAACATAGCCTTTGCAGACATCATAAAATGTGTTGTTGTACTACCAATAACACTCGCCAATCTGCTCATTCATAATTGGATCTTTGgaagttttctttgtttctttctGCCTATGATTCAATGCTTTCCAATACATGCTTCCATGTTGACATATTTAATGATAGCCATTGACAGATATCGCTTTATTGTTACACCATTTAAGACGAGAGCACCTGCTGGACTATGCATCATCGGTGTCTGGGTTGCAGCTGTATGCGTCGTTTTGCCTTATGCggtttatatcaaatttatagatctCGGTGCTATATTAGGATATCGTTTTGAAGGAGTTGGAATTTGTTACGTTAACCAAGAACGACATATTGAAGAATACATCCGAGCCATGTTTGTAACAATGTATGCTATGCCATTAGCTGTAATTGGGTTTCTCTGCGTCAAAGTTTCTGCAGAACTCAAAATGTTAGAAACTCGTCCAATGTATAGCGTGCATTATTCCTCCAATACAAATTCATCACAAGTCACATGGCCAGAACAAAATGGTAATGTGAAGACTGATTCATCAACTGCAAGTAACGAATATAAACCCAAACACACCTATCAAGGAAACAATAATCAAGACACCGATGACGATATTGATGTTGACAAAGAAAAGAGAACTCAGAACTATATCATAACCATGGTAACGTTATTTGCCATGTGCTGGTGTCCTCTCAATATTCTTATCCTGGTGCAATATTTCGTTCACGAGAATGGGGACAACACCGGTCATTTTGATATAACTTACATAACATTTACGTGGTTTGGATTTCTGTCAACATGTACAAATCCCGTATTGTTCGCATCATGCCATATGTCAGATTCCACCAAAGATCGATTGAAAGGTTACTTCCGTTTTAgcacaaaaagaaaacaaaag CCAACACGACGTGGGAAACCAGACCAAAGAGAGAGTTTCGAATTTGAACATCGCGTTGAAAGTAGACCTAGACGTGTTGATAGTGTATAA